A window from Cytobacillus sp. FSL H8-0458 encodes these proteins:
- a CDS encoding Na(+)/H(+) antiporter subunit C, with the protein MEILMAFVIGILFMSATYLMLSKSLLRIIVGTGLLSHGAHMLILTMGGLKKGAAPLLGENAPSYTDPIPQALILTAIVISFGVTAFFLVLAYRAYQELGTDNMDRMRGTEGND; encoded by the coding sequence ATGGAAATATTAATGGCTTTCGTAATTGGAATTTTATTTATGTCAGCTACTTATCTCATGCTGTCAAAAAGCTTGCTGCGCATTATTGTCGGAACCGGGCTTTTAAGCCATGGAGCACATATGCTGATATTAACGATGGGCGGCTTAAAAAAAGGGGCTGCCCCGCTGCTGGGTGAAAACGCACCCTCCTATACCGATCCGATTCCCCAGGCTCTTATCCTGACGGCAATTGTAATCAGCTTCGGGGTCACTGCGTTTTTCCTGGTTCTGGCATACCGTGCCTACCAGGAGCTTGGCACTGATAATATGGATCGAATGAGAGGAACTGAAGGAAATGATTAA
- a CDS encoding Na+/H+ antiporter subunit D — protein sequence MINFLILPILIPLVTGVLLIFASKRIMLQRWIAGISSVIAIIFSALLVQKVRVSGIQTLDVSSWEAPFGITLVSDMMSALLVLTTSIIAFLCLIYSFWSIGEAREKFYYYAAFNFLIVGVNGAFTTGDIFNLFVFFEVMLMASYVLLVLGGKKAQLRESIKYILVNVISSALFVIAVAYLYSVVGTLNMAHISVRISEASQGNPPGIITVIAVLFLIVFGLKGAIFPLYFWMPGSYYAPPAPVLALFGALLTKVGVYSITRTYTLFFYHDTGFTHQLLSFLAIMSIIAGVIGAIAYWDIKKIIIYNIIIAVGAILFGVSAMTTDSLTGSIFYLIHDMIIKAALFLLAGIVIAIAGTSNLHKISGLIKRYPGLGWTFFIAALALAGIPPLSGFVGKLLIVKGGFEAEHYWGAGIVLMSSLLVLFSIMKVFINGFWGTPRAYKGEDKVPVGKMLIAPVILVIIAVFYGAGSEFVYPYILQAAETLANPEIYIEAVLKEY from the coding sequence ATGATTAACTTTTTAATATTGCCCATCCTGATCCCTTTAGTTACAGGTGTCCTTCTCATCTTTGCTTCTAAAAGAATCATGCTGCAAAGGTGGATTGCAGGCATTTCATCAGTGATTGCGATCATTTTTTCAGCCCTGCTGGTTCAGAAGGTCCGAGTCAGCGGGATCCAAACGCTGGATGTTTCAAGCTGGGAGGCTCCGTTTGGGATCACGCTTGTTTCTGACATGATGTCAGCTCTGCTGGTGCTTACAACCAGTATAATCGCATTTCTATGTCTGATTTATTCATTTTGGAGCATCGGGGAAGCCAGAGAGAAGTTTTACTATTATGCTGCATTCAACTTTTTAATTGTTGGCGTAAACGGTGCCTTTACAACAGGGGATATCTTCAACCTTTTCGTATTTTTCGAGGTTATGCTGATGGCTTCCTATGTTTTGCTTGTATTGGGAGGAAAGAAGGCACAGCTTAGGGAGTCAATTAAATACATCCTTGTGAATGTAATATCATCCGCTCTGTTTGTTATAGCTGTAGCCTATCTTTATTCTGTAGTAGGAACGCTTAATATGGCGCATATATCCGTCCGTATCAGCGAAGCAAGCCAAGGGAATCCCCCAGGAATCATTACAGTGATTGCTGTGCTATTTTTAATCGTATTTGGATTGAAAGGCGCCATTTTTCCATTATATTTCTGGATGCCAGGCTCTTACTATGCACCGCCTGCTCCTGTTTTGGCTTTATTCGGAGCGCTGCTGACAAAGGTCGGAGTTTACTCCATTACAAGAACCTATACGCTGTTCTTTTATCACGATACTGGCTTTACCCATCAGCTCTTAAGCTTTTTGGCAATTATGTCGATCATCGCAGGAGTCATTGGGGCAATTGCCTACTGGGATATTAAAAAAATCATCATCTACAATATCATCATTGCTGTAGGGGCAATTTTGTTTGGAGTATCAGCTATGACGACTGATTCCCTTACCGGGTCAATCTTCTATTTGATTCATGATATGATTATTAAGGCGGCTCTATTCTTACTTGCCGGCATCGTGATTGCAATTGCCGGAACAAGCAATTTGCATAAGATAAGCGGGTTGATCAAGCGCTATCCCGGTCTGGGATGGACCTTCTTCATCGCAGCGCTTGCTCTTGCGGGAATTCCTCCGTTAAGCGGGTTTGTTGGAAAGCTTCTAATTGTTAAAGGCGGATTTGAAGCAGAACATTACTGGGGAGCAGGGATCGTCTTAATGTCCAGTCTTCTTGTGCTGTTTTCAATCATGAAAGTCTTCATTAATGGCTTTTGGGGTACACCTCGCGCCTATAAAGGGGAAGACAAAGTACCTGTCGGCAAAATGTTGATTGCCCCAGTAATCCTTGTTATCATTGCCGTTTTCTACGGAGCCGGCTCGGAGTTTGTTTATCCGTATATCTTACAGGCTGCTGAAACTCTTGCAAATCCGGAAATATATATTGAAGCAGTTTTAAAGGAGTATTGA
- a CDS encoding Na+/H+ antiporter subunit E, with protein sequence MAFQILLNVFLGFMWMFLTGSYEPVAFLKGYLFGLLIIFTFRRFFDSRFYLLRVVAVINLLFLFIKELILANIGVLKVLLRPKLDMRPGIFAYPTVLKKDWEITVLSNLITLTPGTLVVDVSPDNKILYIHAIDIEDAEETIDSIRNSFEKAILEVSR encoded by the coding sequence ATGGCATTTCAAATATTATTAAATGTGTTCCTTGGGTTTATGTGGATGTTTTTAACAGGATCATACGAACCGGTTGCGTTCCTTAAAGGATACCTTTTTGGCCTGCTCATCATCTTTACTTTCAGAAGATTTTTCGATTCACGCTTTTATCTATTAAGAGTTGTAGCGGTAATCAATCTTTTGTTTCTTTTCATCAAAGAGCTTATCTTAGCGAACATCGGCGTGCTTAAAGTATTGTTAAGACCCAAACTTGATATGCGGCCAGGCATTTTCGCCTATCCTACTGTTCTGAAAAAGGATTGGGAAATAACAGTGCTTTCGAATTTGATCACACTTACTCCAGGGACATTGGTTGTAGATGTTTCCCCGGATAACAAGATTCTTTACATTCATGCAATTGATATTGAAGATGCAGAGGAAACCATTGATTCTATCCGGAATTCGTTTGAAAAAGCAATCTTGGAGGTGAGCCGGTAA
- a CDS encoding Na(+)/H(+) antiporter subunit F1 yields the protein MLNTVVLSAILIISAATIGLIYRVIKGPTTPDRVVALDAIGINLVAIVALISIALNTSAFVEVILLIGILAFIGTVAFSKYLEKGVIIENERDR from the coding sequence ATGCTGAATACTGTTGTTCTAAGTGCCATCCTTATCATTTCGGCTGCCACCATCGGTTTGATCTACAGAGTGATCAAAGGGCCGACCACGCCAGACCGTGTGGTTGCACTTGATGCTATTGGCATAAATCTTGTTGCAATTGTTGCATTGATTTCTATCGCCCTTAATACAAGTGCGTTTGTGGAGGTTATCCTTCTGATCGGGATTCTTGCCTTTATAGGGACCGTAGCCTTCTCTAAATATCTGGAGAAGGGGGTTATTATCGAAAATGAACGAGATCGCTAA
- the mnhG gene encoding monovalent cation/H(+) antiporter subunit G, translated as MNEIANIVIIALIILGAFLSLVAAYGVIRLPDIYTRNHAASKSATLGVMSILLGALLFFYVKDGFFNSRVLLGIIFIFMTSPVAGHLIARAAYNSGVELWDKSVQDDLKDAPHMKKTSSKEQS; from the coding sequence ATGAACGAGATCGCTAATATTGTCATTATTGCGCTGATTATTCTGGGAGCTTTTTTAAGCCTTGTCGCTGCATATGGCGTTATCAGACTTCCTGATATTTATACCAGGAACCATGCGGCATCCAAGTCTGCTACACTGGGGGTTATGTCCATACTGCTCGGAGCCCTGCTGTTCTTTTATGTTAAAGATGGCTTTTTCAATTCCAGAGTGCTGCTCGGAATTATATTCATCTTCATGACATCACCTGTAGCCGGGCATTTAATTGCCCGGGCTGCCTATAACTCCGGTGTAGAGCTATGGGATAAAAGTGTGCAGGATGACTTGAAAGATGCACCACATATGAAGAAGACAAGCAGCAAGGAACAATCATAA
- a CDS encoding hotdog fold thioesterase: protein MELKGTLIETLGMEIVSLEKGRVVATMPVDERTRQPFGLLHGGASVALAETVASIGAFELCDKETESVAGLEINANHIRAKKDGIVTAVATVLHQGRTTMVWDIKITDENDKLVCTSRCTMAVIKRK from the coding sequence ATGGAATTGAAAGGTACTCTAATCGAAACACTCGGAATGGAAATCGTGTCACTTGAAAAAGGCCGTGTAGTTGCCACTATGCCTGTTGATGAACGCACCCGCCAGCCGTTTGGCCTCCTTCATGGAGGGGCATCTGTCGCCCTTGCAGAAACTGTTGCAAGTATTGGAGCATTTGAACTTTGCGACAAAGAAACGGAATCCGTTGCAGGGCTTGAGATCAATGCTAACCATATACGTGCTAAAAAAGATGGAATCGTGACGGCTGTCGCAACAGTGCTGCATCAGGGAAGAACCACAATGGTTTGGGATATTAAAATAACTGATGAAAATGACAAGCTGGTATGCACATCAAGATGTACTATGGCAGTAATTAAAAGAAAATAA
- a CDS encoding asparagine synthase gives MNRVREGLIPAVLGTAVTAAGYAMRQNRRTNNMLSDTIVGFGLAHIVLGAIDLVEHRNQY, from the coding sequence ATGAATCGTGTACGCGAAGGATTAATTCCAGCAGTTCTCGGCACCGCTGTTACTGCGGCAGGCTATGCAATGAGACAAAACCGCAGAACAAACAATATGTTATCAGATACCATCGTTGGTTTTGGGCTCGCCCATATTGTACTTGGAGCCATCGATCTGGTAGAGCACCGCAATCAGTACTAA
- a CDS encoding DedA family protein — MELELILEIIENNGYLGLFLWLWVGVFIFPVPNELIVMTVGLSSSLKTLHPVFAFIVIYLGILAALSTCYTIGRLIGRPLLKYFYKSKRMSKTIDSSLKLMEKYHAFSLSFSYFVPGIRNFLPFLYGFSKLPFKKFALFAYSGALIWLSLAFAIGYVFGDHIDTIIKHEKEILLGLAGFAAIFLIFRFARRKRGKEQEKLHDQGLGL; from the coding sequence ATGGAACTGGAACTGATTTTGGAAATCATTGAAAATAACGGATATTTGGGGCTGTTTCTCTGGCTTTGGGTTGGAGTTTTTATTTTTCCTGTGCCAAATGAATTGATTGTTATGACTGTTGGACTTTCTTCCTCTTTAAAAACGCTTCATCCTGTGTTTGCATTCATTGTCATTTATCTTGGCATTTTGGCGGCATTGTCAACCTGTTATACCATCGGGCGTTTGATCGGAAGGCCTTTGCTAAAGTATTTTTATAAAAGCAAAAGGATGTCTAAAACGATTGATTCTTCTCTAAAGCTAATGGAAAAGTATCATGCCTTTTCCCTCTCCTTCAGCTATTTTGTTCCGGGTATCCGAAACTTCCTCCCCTTTTTATACGGCTTCAGTAAATTGCCATTTAAAAAATTCGCTTTATTTGCATACAGCGGCGCACTGATCTGGCTGTCTTTAGCCTTTGCGATCGGCTACGTATTTGGAGATCATATTGACACCATCATCAAACATGAAAAAGAAATACTGCTTGGCCTGGCAGGCTTTGCAGCGATCTTCCTCATTTTTCGCTTTGCCAGAAGAAAACGCGGGAAGGAGCAAGAAAAGCTGCATGATCAGGGGCTGGGACTATAA
- the ald gene encoding alanine dehydrogenase, with translation MIIGVPKEIKNNENRVAATPASVDALVKSGHKVLVEIDAGIGSGFTNEDYTEVGAVIVDTAAEAWAAEMVMKVKEPLPSEYGYFREGLVLFTYLHLAAEPELAKALTEKGVTAIAYETVEVNRTLPLLTPMSEVAGRMSAQIGAQFLQKTNGGMGILLAGVPGVSRGKVTIVGGGVVGINAAKMAIGLGAQVTIIDLSPERLRQLDDIFGNSIQTLMSNPFNIAQAVKDADLVIGAVLIPGAKAPKLVTEEMIKTMKPGSVVVDVAIDQGGIFETVDHITTHDNPTYDKHGVVHYAVANMPGAVPRTSTIALTNVTINYALQIANKGVVKAIEDNAALKLGVNVVNGSITYPAVAKDLGYEYVSVEDAFAKVKAAN, from the coding sequence ATGATTATTGGAGTACCTAAAGAGATTAAAAACAACGAAAATCGTGTTGCTGCGACACCAGCAAGCGTTGACGCATTAGTAAAGTCCGGACATAAAGTATTAGTAGAAATCGATGCAGGAATTGGAAGCGGTTTCACTAACGAAGATTATACTGAAGTAGGAGCCGTTATCGTAGATACTGCTGCAGAAGCATGGGCAGCTGAAATGGTTATGAAGGTTAAAGAGCCGCTTCCATCCGAGTATGGCTATTTCCGTGAAGGTTTAGTTCTTTTCACATACCTTCACCTTGCAGCAGAGCCTGAGCTTGCAAAAGCATTAACTGAAAAAGGTGTTACAGCGATTGCTTATGAAACAGTAGAAGTAAACCGCACATTGCCTCTTCTAACTCCAATGAGTGAAGTTGCAGGACGCATGTCTGCTCAAATTGGAGCTCAATTCCTTCAGAAGACGAATGGCGGAATGGGAATCCTTCTTGCAGGTGTTCCAGGGGTATCTCGCGGAAAAGTTACCATCGTTGGCGGCGGTGTGGTTGGAATCAACGCAGCGAAAATGGCAATCGGACTTGGCGCGCAAGTTACAATCATCGACTTAAGTCCAGAGCGTCTGCGCCAGCTTGACGATATCTTCGGAAACAGCATCCAAACTTTAATGTCTAATCCTTTCAACATTGCACAAGCTGTTAAAGATGCTGACCTGGTTATTGGTGCGGTTCTAATCCCGGGAGCGAAAGCGCCTAAGCTTGTAACAGAAGAAATGATTAAAACAATGAAGCCTGGTTCAGTAGTTGTTGACGTAGCGATTGACCAGGGCGGTATTTTCGAAACAGTTGATCACATTACAACTCATGACAACCCAACATATGATAAGCATGGCGTTGTTCACTATGCTGTTGCAAACATGCCTGGTGCAGTTCCAAGAACATCTACTATTGCTCTTACAAACGTTACAATCAACTATGCTCTGCAAATTGCAAACAAAGGTGTAGTAAAAGCGATTGAAGACAATGCAGCACTAAAACTTGGCGTAAACGTTGTAAACGGCAGCATCACATACCCAGCGGTTGCTAAAGACCTTGGCTATGAGTATGTATCTGTCGAAGATGCATTTGCTAAAGTAAAAGCAGCTAACTAA
- a CDS encoding PucR family transcriptional regulator, with protein sequence MEKDPFKRAFSDLEELVDKIRDVLECPVTIEDVNHRLLAYSTHDDQTDTARIATIISRKVPEKVINRLWKERVIPQLMQSGEPLRIPEIMEIGLGNRVAISIRNHNEVLGYIWAVEEEAALTESKLNLLKLAAQSARTEMLRLNAQKKKRAEGYRDFFWELLTGHFHTHDEIAERFEELSIKPPSPFAVLVFRFKEEVTSKIEQNIIYLITTSQKVHITFHAGMGNEFIILAVPPEPALAENTFIEFIQFFIDQMKTRFGIDDINGATGTTYQHFEKVEKSYQEALQVLRLKEQFPEEIHHVYSYQQLGIFRYLDAILEKKRQELYEHPAIEKITKYDVEHRTNLLTTLEAFIDHDSNVNETAKKLHIHMNTLNYRLKRITDIGKVDLKNTNTKLSLYLELKIRRMEKKSPHL encoded by the coding sequence ATGGAAAAAGATCCGTTTAAGAGGGCATTTAGTGATCTGGAGGAATTGGTAGATAAGATCCGCGATGTCCTGGAATGCCCTGTTACAATAGAAGATGTTAATCATCGCCTGCTGGCATACAGTACACATGATGACCAGACAGATACCGCGAGAATCGCAACGATTATAAGCAGAAAGGTTCCTGAAAAGGTGATCAATCGTTTATGGAAAGAACGGGTGATCCCCCAGCTGATGCAAAGCGGTGAACCGCTTAGAATCCCTGAAATAATGGAAATTGGACTGGGAAATCGGGTAGCCATTTCCATACGCAATCATAATGAGGTATTAGGCTACATCTGGGCAGTCGAAGAGGAAGCCGCCTTAACAGAAAGCAAGCTGAATCTGCTAAAGCTGGCCGCACAGTCTGCAAGGACGGAAATGTTAAGATTAAACGCCCAAAAGAAAAAAAGAGCTGAGGGATACCGGGATTTTTTCTGGGAGCTGTTAACCGGCCATTTCCATACCCATGATGAAATCGCAGAAAGATTTGAGGAATTAAGCATAAAACCGCCATCGCCGTTTGCTGTGCTTGTCTTTAGATTTAAAGAAGAAGTGACCTCTAAAATTGAACAAAACATCATCTATCTGATCACGACAAGTCAAAAGGTTCATATAACCTTTCATGCCGGGATGGGGAATGAATTTATTATTTTAGCAGTGCCGCCTGAACCTGCTCTAGCTGAAAATACTTTTATCGAATTCATCCAGTTTTTCATTGATCAAATGAAAACGCGATTTGGCATTGACGATATTAACGGGGCAACAGGAACAACATATCAGCACTTTGAAAAAGTGGAAAAAAGCTATCAGGAGGCATTGCAGGTTCTGCGTCTTAAAGAACAATTCCCGGAAGAGATCCATCATGTTTACAGCTATCAGCAGCTTGGCATTTTCCGCTATCTTGATGCAATCCTTGAAAAGAAACGGCAGGAACTGTATGAGCACCCGGCTATCGAAAAGATTACTAAATATGACGTTGAGCACCGGACCAATCTGCTCACTACTCTGGAAGCATTCATTGATCATGACAGCAATGTGAATGAAACAGCTAAAAAACTGCATATTCATATGAATACACTGAATTACCGATTAAAGAGGATAACCGATATTGGGAAAGTTGACCTGAAGAATACGAATACAAAGCTATCTTTATATCTTGAACTTAAAATCCGGAGAATGGAAAAGAAGAGTCCTCATTTGTAG
- a CDS encoding alanine/glycine:cation symporter family protein, whose protein sequence is MLETLNKINGVLWGTPSLILLFGTGVLLTFMLKGLQFRRLIYAFKLGFTKEGQASSNDEGDVSNFKALMTALAATIGNGNIAGVATAITLGGPGAIFWMWVVGLLGMATKYAEALLAMKYRVKNANGEYSSGPMYYVERGLGKKFKWLAVAFAVFGAFAALGIGNSVQSNTIAAVMDTSFGINNWITGVILAVLAALIIFGGIQRISTVAGFFVPVMAVLYIGGALLILAVNYDQIIPGFQTIFYYAFNPVAATGGFVGVVVSEAIKNGVSRGIFSNEAGLGTAALIAGNAKTDHPVKQALVAMTGTFIVTIVVCTMTGLVLIMTGFWDTTGGLISGVAHDGSLDGGALTSAAFSHVLGTAGEYIVAFSVIFFGFSTIVGWYVYGEKCFEYLVGTKGIMGYRAIYIFATGIGAVANLTTVWAFADMANALMMIPNLIALILLSKVVVKDTNEFFENHYKAANKQLKKAG, encoded by the coding sequence ATGCTTGAAACGCTTAATAAAATTAACGGGGTGCTCTGGGGTACACCAAGTTTGATTTTGCTTTTTGGTACAGGTGTTCTTTTAACATTCATGCTGAAGGGTCTTCAATTCAGAAGGCTGATATATGCGTTTAAATTAGGATTTACAAAAGAAGGACAGGCTTCATCCAATGATGAAGGAGATGTCAGTAACTTTAAGGCTCTTATGACAGCTCTCGCAGCAACCATTGGTAATGGTAATATCGCCGGTGTTGCCACTGCGATTACACTCGGGGGACCAGGAGCCATCTTCTGGATGTGGGTTGTTGGTTTGCTTGGAATGGCAACCAAGTATGCTGAAGCATTACTGGCAATGAAATACCGTGTGAAAAATGCAAATGGCGAGTACTCCAGCGGACCGATGTATTATGTGGAACGCGGTCTCGGCAAAAAGTTTAAATGGCTTGCAGTTGCCTTTGCGGTCTTTGGTGCTTTTGCGGCACTGGGCATTGGAAACAGTGTTCAATCGAATACGATTGCAGCTGTTATGGATACTTCATTCGGGATTAATAATTGGATAACAGGTGTCATACTTGCTGTGTTGGCTGCCTTAATCATCTTTGGCGGCATTCAGCGCATCAGTACTGTAGCAGGATTCTTTGTTCCAGTTATGGCTGTTCTATATATCGGCGGAGCATTACTGATACTTGCTGTTAACTATGATCAAATCATTCCTGGTTTCCAGACAATCTTCTACTATGCATTCAATCCGGTAGCAGCAACCGGCGGTTTTGTCGGTGTTGTCGTGTCTGAAGCAATCAAGAATGGTGTTTCAAGGGGTATTTTCTCTAATGAAGCCGGTCTTGGTACAGCAGCGCTTATTGCAGGAAACGCAAAGACAGACCACCCTGTAAAACAGGCTCTTGTTGCGATGACTGGTACATTTATAGTTACAATCGTAGTTTGTACGATGACCGGCCTGGTTCTTATCATGACTGGTTTCTGGGACACAACAGGCGGATTGATCTCTGGTGTGGCGCATGACGGCAGCCTTGACGGCGGAGCATTAACAAGTGCAGCCTTTTCCCATGTTCTTGGAACAGCGGGTGAATATATCGTTGCATTCTCTGTTATCTTCTTCGGTTTCTCAACGATTGTCGGCTGGTATGTATATGGTGAAAAATGCTTTGAATACCTTGTTGGCACAAAAGGAATTATGGGCTACCGTGCCATTTACATTTTCGCGACTGGCATCGGTGCAGTTGCCAACTTAACAACTGTTTGGGCTTTCGCAGATATGGCAAATGCCTTAATGATGATTCCTAACTTAATTGCATTAATCCTATTAAGCAAAGTGGTTGTTAAAGATACTAATGAATTCTTTGAAAATCATTATAAAGCAGCCAATAAGCAGCTTAAGAAAGCTGGCTGA
- a CDS encoding SDR family oxidoreductase → MELNELFHLGNKTAIVTGGGRGLGEQMANALGDAGANVVVCSRRIEACEHVRKNLEAKGVKALAIECDITNEEDIQKVIQKTLETFGSIDILINNSGTSWVAPFLDLSADKWDKVMNVNLKGLFLFSQAAAKVMTKQGSGKIINISSVNGMRGTHSTFLDAVAYSTSKGAVIALTKDLAVKLAPANIQVNAIAPGFFPTRITKVLEKSSSVILRKIPAGRFGSEHDLKGAAVFLSSKASDYVTGQVLVVDGGMTVNL, encoded by the coding sequence TTGGAATTGAACGAGTTATTTCATTTAGGCAATAAAACAGCCATTGTTACTGGAGGAGGACGCGGACTCGGAGAGCAAATGGCAAATGCACTTGGGGATGCAGGAGCAAATGTTGTCGTCTGCTCACGCAGAATTGAAGCATGTGAGCATGTCAGAAAAAACCTTGAAGCCAAGGGAGTTAAAGCTCTGGCTATCGAATGTGACATCACCAATGAAGAAGACATTCAAAAGGTCATCCAAAAGACCTTGGAGACATTTGGAAGCATCGATATCCTCATTAATAATAGCGGTACTTCCTGGGTTGCACCTTTTCTGGATTTGTCTGCTGATAAATGGGACAAAGTCATGAATGTGAACTTAAAAGGGCTATTTTTATTTTCACAGGCTGCCGCAAAAGTGATGACGAAGCAGGGAAGCGGCAAAATCATTAATATTTCTTCAGTAAATGGCATGAGAGGCACCCACTCGACATTTCTTGATGCAGTGGCTTACAGTACAAGTAAAGGAGCAGTTATTGCACTTACTAAAGATTTAGCTGTAAAATTGGCCCCTGCCAACATTCAAGTAAACGCTATTGCTCCAGGCTTCTTTCCTACCAGAATTACCAAGGTTCTTGAAAAATCGAGTTCAGTTATTCTCAGAAAGATTCCTGCCGGAAGATTTGGAAGCGAACATGACTTAAAAGGAGCAGCTGTCTTTTTATCATCCAAAGCGTCTGATTACGTGACAGGACAGGTATTAGTCGTAGATGGAGGAATGACGGTTAACCTTTAA
- a CDS encoding alpha/beta fold hydrolase: MEQNTASKKLLGFVNTLLQPEPEINLTPRTAVWKRNKATLWHYAPSSKKYTIPIFLVYSLVNQPFILDLGPQNSLIEALINSGYDVYLLDFGIPGYEDKDITMEDYITEYIQKGVKRALYHSGADEITVMGFCLGGTFAAIYAAIADEPVKNLVLSVAPVDFSIVPVFDKWADELRNGEGSLDDTFDAWGLIPAFAIKSGMRLFTSPLYYSPYFSLLARADDEVYASRWKRFNHWTNGHIPFAGAALKQIHQDLLKDNKLVNGALTIGEKKAVLSNIKANLLAVASDNDRLVPKEQIIPIMDLVSSADKTFHLLQGGHANLTSEGKVPDYMDKWLSARSGQIIF; this comes from the coding sequence ATGGAACAAAATACAGCTTCCAAAAAACTGCTTGGATTCGTTAATACTCTTTTACAGCCTGAACCGGAGATCAATTTAACTCCAAGGACTGCAGTCTGGAAAAGAAATAAGGCAACTCTCTGGCACTATGCCCCTTCCAGCAAAAAATACACTATTCCCATTTTCCTTGTTTATTCACTTGTCAATCAGCCCTTTATTTTAGACCTGGGACCACAGAACAGTTTAATCGAAGCTTTAATTAACAGCGGGTATGATGTCTATTTGCTGGATTTCGGGATTCCGGGCTATGAGGATAAAGACATTACGATGGAAGATTATATTACTGAATACATCCAGAAGGGGGTAAAAAGAGCTTTATATCACTCGGGAGCAGACGAAATAACTGTCATGGGCTTTTGCCTGGGCGGCACATTTGCAGCCATTTATGCGGCCATTGCGGATGAACCTGTCAAAAACTTAGTATTGTCTGTTGCACCGGTTGATTTCAGCATTGTCCCGGTCTTTGATAAATGGGCAGATGAGCTGCGAAATGGAGAAGGCAGCCTGGATGACACTTTTGATGCATGGGGACTTATCCCCGCCTTTGCCATTAAATCAGGTATGCGGCTATTTACTTCCCCCCTTTATTACTCTCCATATTTTTCGCTTCTGGCCAGGGCCGACGATGAAGTATATGCTTCCCGCTGGAAGAGATTTAACCATTGGACCAATGGCCATATTCCATTTGCAGGGGCTGCACTGAAGCAAATCCATCAAGATCTTTTAAAAGACAATAAGCTTGTGAACGGTGCATTAACGATCGGAGAAAAGAAAGCCGTCCTCAGTAATATAAAAGCTAATTTGCTCGCTGTCGCTTCAGATAATGACCGTCTTGTTCCAAAAGAACAGATTATTCCGATCATGGACTTAGTGTCTAGTGCTGATAAAACTTTTCATCTCCTTCAGGGCGGGCATGCCAACCTTACTTCAGAAGGAAAAGTTCCTGACTATATGGACAAATGGCTGTCAGCAAGATCAGGACAGATAATATTTTAA
- a CDS encoding phosphatase PAP2 family protein — translation MDIKIFKAISRLSGRMAFMDFLMILLSNRARYLFLFVLTCMWMAKGPSRTSAKKAAAASLIAIFVNKIIKICYFRPRPFTKNKVGLLIPSKRDSSFPSKHTVVSFAASIVIFYGNRFIGRILLWVSACTGFARIWAGHHYPSDVVGGALIGGTIGWFTEKFSKPEIKKM, via the coding sequence ATGGACATAAAGATTTTCAAGGCAATCAGCCGTTTATCCGGACGTATGGCTTTCATGGACTTTTTGATGATTCTTTTATCAAATAGGGCAAGGTATTTATTTTTATTTGTACTGACATGCATGTGGATGGCCAAAGGACCTTCCAGAACATCCGCAAAAAAAGCTGCTGCAGCCTCCCTGATTGCTATTTTTGTAAATAAGATTATAAAAATTTGTTATTTCAGGCCCCGTCCCTTCACAAAAAACAAGGTTGGCCTACTGATTCCATCCAAAAGAGATTCAAGTTTTCCAAGCAAGCATACAGTAGTGTCGTTTGCTGCTTCTATCGTCATTTTTTACGGAAACCGATTTATAGGGCGCATTTTGCTGTGGGTTTCAGCATGCACAGGCTTCGCCCGCATCTGGGCCGGCCACCACTACCCTTCCGATGTAGTTGGCGGTGCTCTTATTGGCGGAACAATAGGCTGGTTCACAGAAAAATTTTCAAAACCAGAAATAAAAAAAATGTAA